A region of Nitrospinota bacterium DNA encodes the following proteins:
- the pnp gene encoding polyribonucleotide nucleotidyltransferase: MQAERVELQIGDKTLFIETGVLARQAAGSVVVGYEETIILSTVSAEDSPREGLGDFLPLTVDYRDRIAAAGRIPGGFFKRETRPSDRETLISRLVDRSVRPMFAEGYGNETQVIIHPLSFDYEHDTEMLSITAASACLMISPLPFFTPLAGVRVGRVGGQLVVNPTLKQVAESDMNLIVSGTEDSLVMVEGGGSEISEEDLVAALEFAHGWVKKLCAMQKDLAARAGKTKMEVAAPAVNEDEALIEQRVDRAKYREALLTKGKHERSKAIKDYRKTLITEILGGVEDAGRAASLKSAFEAFQARFVRHMILEEGLRADSRGTKDIRDITIAVDALPRTHGSALFTRGETQALVTTTLGTGQDELMQDRLEGKVIRRFMLHYNFPPFCVGEVKRLSGPGRREIGHGALAERAIEPVVPTQEQFPYTVRVVSEILESNGSSSMASVCGASLSLMDAGVPIKGAVAGIAMGLVKEGDRVAILSDILGMEDALGDMDFKVAGTRNGITAVQMDIKIEGGLAVDIMRQALEQAREGRMHILNKMNEALSTHRSELNRNAPRIHTIKINPEKVGALIGPGGKVIRGIVAETGCQIDIEDDGSVIIASTNGDQLNHALRLVNSITQEAVPGKIYMGTVKRIVDFGAFIEIFPGTEGLCHISELANYRVGSVNDVLSLGEELLVKVLEIDPSGKIRLSRREAMAGEEGGEEGEGGERAPRRPSGDRERRPGGHRDSRGGGGGGRGDRFNRR, encoded by the coding sequence ATGCAGGCAGAAAGAGTAGAGTTACAAATAGGCGATAAAACGCTGTTTATAGAAACAGGCGTCCTGGCAAGACAGGCGGCGGGCTCCGTTGTGGTGGGATATGAGGAAACCATTATCCTCTCCACCGTATCCGCCGAAGACAGCCCCCGGGAAGGCCTGGGGGATTTTCTTCCCCTCACTGTGGATTACCGGGACAGGATAGCCGCCGCTGGCAGGATACCCGGCGGGTTCTTCAAACGCGAAACCAGGCCGTCGGACAGGGAGACGCTGATCTCCCGCCTGGTGGACAGAAGCGTGCGCCCCATGTTCGCCGAAGGCTACGGCAATGAGACGCAGGTTATCATCCACCCGCTCTCTTTCGACTATGAGCATGACACCGAGATGTTGAGCATCACTGCCGCTTCGGCCTGTCTTATGATCTCCCCCCTCCCATTCTTTACCCCGCTGGCGGGTGTGCGGGTGGGCCGGGTTGGCGGACAGCTTGTGGTGAACCCCACGTTGAAACAGGTGGCCGAGTCGGACATGAACCTTATCGTCTCCGGCACCGAGGATTCGCTGGTGATGGTGGAAGGCGGCGGCTCCGAGATTTCCGAGGAAGACCTGGTGGCGGCGCTGGAGTTCGCCCATGGCTGGGTGAAGAAACTGTGCGCAATGCAAAAAGATCTGGCCGCCAGGGCTGGCAAAACCAAGATGGAAGTGGCCGCGCCCGCGGTGAACGAGGACGAGGCGCTTATCGAGCAGAGGGTGGACCGCGCCAAATACCGCGAAGCCCTTCTCACCAAGGGTAAACATGAGCGCTCAAAAGCCATAAAAGATTACCGCAAAACCCTGATAACGGAGATTCTCGGCGGCGTTGAAGACGCGGGCCGCGCCGCTTCCCTTAAAAGCGCCTTCGAGGCGTTCCAGGCGCGGTTCGTGCGCCACATGATCTTGGAAGAAGGCCTTCGCGCCGACAGCCGCGGCACAAAAGATATCCGCGACATCACCATAGCGGTGGACGCTCTGCCCCGCACCCATGGTTCGGCGCTTTTCACCCGTGGCGAAACCCAGGCGCTGGTCACCACCACGCTAGGCACCGGGCAGGACGAGCTTATGCAGGACAGGCTGGAAGGCAAAGTCATCCGCCGGTTCATGCTCCACTATAACTTCCCCCCCTTCTGCGTGGGCGAGGTGAAACGCCTTTCCGGCCCCGGCAGGCGCGAGATTGGGCACGGCGCTCTGGCGGAACGGGCTATCGAGCCTGTGGTGCCTACCCAGGAGCAGTTCCCTTACACCGTCCGGGTGGTGTCTGAAATACTGGAGTCCAACGGTTCATCTTCCATGGCCTCGGTTTGCGGCGCTTCGTTGAGCCTTATGGACGCGGGCGTCCCCATAAAGGGCGCGGTGGCCGGCATAGCCATGGGCCTTGTGAAAGAGGGCGACAGGGTTGCCATCCTTTCCGACATCCTGGGCATGGAAGACGCCTTGGGCGATATGGATTTCAAGGTGGCCGGTACCCGCAATGGTATCACCGCCGTGCAGATGGACATCAAGATTGAAGGCGGCCTTGCGGTGGACATTATGCGCCAGGCGCTGGAACAGGCCCGGGAAGGCAGGATGCACATCCTCAACAAGATGAACGAGGCCCTGTCCACCCATCGCTCGGAGCTTAACCGCAACGCCCCGCGCATCCATACCATCAAGATCAACCCGGAAAAGGTGGGCGCGCTCATCGGGCCGGGCGGCAAAGTTATCCGCGGCATCGTGGCGGAAACCGGTTGCCAGATAGACATAGAAGACGACGGCTCGGTTATCATAGCCTCCACCAATGGGGACCAGCTGAACCATGCCCTGCGTCTGGTCAACTCCATAACCCAGGAAGCGGTGCCCGGCAAGATTTACATGGGAACCGTGAAACGGATCGTGGATTTCGGCGCGTTCATAGAAATTTTCCCCGGCACCGAGGGGCTTTGCCACATCAGCGAACTGGCCAACTACCGCGTCGGGTCGGTGAACGACGTGCTTTCGCTGGGCGAGGAACTGCTGGTGAAAGTGCTGGAGATTGACCCGTCCGGTAAAATCCGGCTGTCACGCCGCGAGGCTATGGCCGGTGAAGAGGGCGGCGAAGAGGGCGAAGGCGGCGAACGCGCGCCCCGGCGGCCATCGGGTGACCGGGAAAGGCGCCCCGGCGGCCATAGGGACAGCCGCGGCGGCGGTGGCGGCGGACGGGGTGATAGATTCAACCGCCGTTAA
- the rpsO gene encoding 30S ribosomal protein S15, producing MALMKERKTEIIEKFRGKETDTGSPEVQIALLSERINTLTEHFKTHKKDHHSRLGLLKMVSQRRRLLDYIKKTRFERYKAIIEALGIRR from the coding sequence ATGGCTCTTATGAAAGAGCGGAAGACGGAAATAATCGAAAAATTCCGCGGCAAGGAAACAGACACTGGCTCCCCGGAGGTGCAGATAGCCCTTCTCTCCGAGCGGATAAACACCCTCACGGAGCATTTCAAGACCCACAAGAAAGACCATCATTCGCGCCTGGGCCTTCTTAAAATGGTCAGCCAGCGCAGGCGTTTGCTGGACTACATAAAGAAAACCAGGTTCGAGCGGTACAAGGCCATAATAGAGGCTCTTGGCATCCGCAGGTAG
- a CDS encoding polyisoprenoid-binding protein, with protein sequence MKRFLIVSAMALAMAASSAHATGFEVDSAHTRVGFAVKHMVISTVQGEFGKFTGSFELDAKDQLTRAEGKVDMTSINTREQKRDDHLKSPDFFDAQMYPEMTFVSKMVTAKGKKYTVVGDLTIKGVTKRVTLTGEMNGPIKDMMGMKRVGFHAEGTINRKDFNVSFHKALETGALVVDDLVQIVLDVEGTAKN encoded by the coding sequence ATGAAACGGTTCCTTATCGTCTCAGCAATGGCGCTGGCTATGGCCGCATCTTCTGCGCACGCCACAGGTTTCGAGGTGGACTCCGCCCATACCCGCGTCGGGTTCGCGGTGAAACACATGGTGATAAGCACGGTTCAGGGCGAGTTCGGAAAGTTCACCGGCTCCTTTGAGCTGGACGCCAAAGACCAGCTGACCCGGGCCGAGGGCAAAGTGGATATGACCAGCATAAACACCCGGGAACAGAAGCGGGACGACCATTTGAAAAGCCCGGATTTTTTCGACGCCCAGATGTACCCGGAAATGACGTTCGTCTCCAAAATGGTTACGGCCAAGGGCAAGAAATACACCGTGGTGGGCGACCTCACCATTAAAGGGGTCACAAAGAGGGTGACGCTGACCGGGGAGATGAACGGGCCCATAAAAGACATGATGGGAATGAAACGGGTTGGGTTTCACGCGGAAGGGACCATAAACCGGAAAGACTTCAACGTAAGTTTCCACAAGGCGCTGGAGACCGGAGCCCTGGTGGTGGACGATTTGGTCCAGATTGTCCTGGACGTGGAAGGGACCGCGAAAAACTAG
- the lysS gene encoding lysine--tRNA ligase, translated as MEYKEWPYVEAARIVARLEKLGRKKVTVETGYGPSGLPHIGTFGEVARTSFVLQALKTIAPEVETHLIAFSDDMDGLREAPQNVPNREMLKEHLGKPLTSVPDPFGEEPSYAHYMNKKLREFLDSFGFTYEFRSSTEQYRSGAFNEALKAVMDNYDAVKELFTATISEDKREAWSPFFPVCENCGRIYSTRVTGYDTAAYTVSYACDAPAEGKYKACGHHGTVSVLNGTCKVGWKVDWALRWRALGIDYEMHGEDLMESGRLSSRIVKLLGGEPPELFKYELFLDEQGRKISKKIGNGVSIDQWLRYGPVDSLLYFMYLKPQQTKKMGLPLLPQIIDQYLELVGGYDGTPDSPAPFVMRLSKGAHAEKVEGGKLVTYSMIYDLILALKEDHPAIVRDYLLKYQPSIAGNIRYYDELIEKALIFYREVYLPQHVDEEPGRELDEALSALLAGLESMKASGAAAEADAIQTLAFTVAKEREIKMKDWFKILYRVFLRQSSGPKIGSFVALLGFDKAIERLSNHLKGA; from the coding sequence ATGGAATATAAAGAGTGGCCATACGTTGAAGCCGCCCGGATTGTGGCGCGGCTTGAAAAGCTTGGCAGGAAAAAAGTGACCGTGGAGACCGGTTACGGCCCCTCCGGCCTGCCCCACATAGGCACCTTCGGCGAGGTGGCCCGCACATCCTTCGTGTTGCAGGCGCTTAAAACCATCGCGCCCGAGGTGGAAACCCATCTCATCGCTTTCTCAGACGATATGGACGGCCTGCGGGAGGCGCCCCAGAACGTGCCCAACCGCGAAATGCTAAAAGAGCATCTGGGCAAACCACTAACCTCCGTGCCGGACCCTTTCGGCGAGGAGCCTTCGTACGCCCATTACATGAATAAAAAGCTGAGGGAGTTTCTGGACTCCTTCGGGTTCACATACGAGTTCCGCTCTTCCACCGAGCAATACCGCTCCGGCGCGTTCAACGAGGCGCTGAAAGCCGTGATGGACAATTACGACGCCGTAAAAGAGCTTTTCACCGCCACCATAAGCGAGGACAAACGGGAGGCGTGGAGCCCGTTCTTCCCGGTCTGCGAAAATTGCGGCAGGATATACTCCACCCGCGTCACCGGTTACGACACGGCCGCATACACGGTCTCATACGCTTGCGACGCGCCCGCCGAGGGAAAATATAAAGCTTGCGGCCATCATGGTACGGTGAGCGTTTTAAACGGCACATGTAAAGTCGGCTGGAAGGTGGACTGGGCCTTGCGCTGGCGCGCCCTGGGCATAGACTACGAAATGCACGGCGAGGATTTGATGGAGTCCGGCAGGTTGTCCAGCCGCATCGTGAAACTATTGGGTGGCGAGCCGCCGGAACTTTTCAAATACGAGCTGTTCCTGGACGAGCAGGGGCGCAAAATATCGAAGAAAATCGGCAACGGCGTTTCCATAGACCAATGGCTACGCTACGGCCCGGTGGACTCGCTGTTGTACTTCATGTATCTAAAACCCCAGCAGACCAAGAAAATGGGCCTGCCGTTACTGCCGCAGATAATAGACCAGTACCTTGAGCTGGTGGGCGGGTACGACGGCACGCCGGATTCCCCTGCGCCTTTCGTGATGCGTCTCTCCAAAGGCGCCCACGCCGAGAAGGTGGAGGGAGGGAAGCTGGTGACCTACTCCATGATCTACGACCTGATACTGGCGCTGAAAGAGGACCATCCGGCCATAGTGCGGGACTATCTGTTGAAGTACCAGCCCTCCATCGCCGGGAACATACGCTATTACGACGAGCTAATCGAGAAAGCCCTCATATTTTACCGCGAGGTGTACCTGCCCCAGCACGTGGATGAGGAGCCGGGCAGGGAACTTGACGAGGCGCTTTCGGCCCTGCTTGCCGGGCTTGAGTCCATGAAAGCCTCCGGCGCCGCCGCCGAGGCCGACGCCATCCAGACCCTGGCGTTTACCGTGGCCAAGGAGCGGGAAATAAAAATGAAGGACTGGTTTAAAATCCTTTACCGGGTGTTCCTGCGCCAGTCTTCCGGGCCGAAGATAGGCAGTTTTGTGGCGCTACTGGGGTTCGACAAAGCCATCGAGAGATTGTCGAACCATTTAAAGGGGGCTTAG
- a CDS encoding CBS domain-containing protein, with amino-acid sequence MNTKLQEQPMPKAKDIMSSNVLTVSPDMSVRELAAKLMERNVSGAPVLDDTGNLLGIVTESDLVEQRKHLHLPTVVTLFDSVMAFEGHFDLKTQMKKMLGSKVADIMSGEVTTVKEDADMEDIATIMAEQKRHLIPVMRGTAVVGIIGKADIVRAIVKGS; translated from the coding sequence TTGAATACGAAATTACAGGAACAGCCCATGCCCAAAGCCAAAGACATAATGAGTTCGAACGTGCTTACTGTTTCGCCGGACATGTCGGTGAGGGAACTGGCGGCCAAACTGATGGAACGCAACGTTTCCGGCGCCCCGGTGCTGGACGATACCGGCAACCTTTTAGGCATCGTCACCGAAAGCGACCTGGTGGAACAAAGAAAACACCTTCACCTGCCCACGGTTGTCACCCTGTTCGACTCGGTGATGGCTTTCGAGGGGCATTTCGACCTGAAAACCCAGATGAAAAAGATGCTGGGCTCCAAAGTGGCGGACATCATGAGCGGTGAAGTGACCACCGTAAAAGAAGACGCCGACATGGAAGACATCGCCACCATCATGGCCGAGCAGAAAAGACATCTGATACCCGTGATGCGCGGGACTGCGGTGGTGGGCATTATAGGCAAGGCGGACATCGTCCGCGCCATAGTTAAAGGCAGTTAG